In Populus nigra chromosome 10, ddPopNigr1.1, whole genome shotgun sequence, the following proteins share a genomic window:
- the LOC133704437 gene encoding E3 ubiquitin-protein ligase RHF1A-like isoform X3 produces the protein MASFTSLSSSMSDAPMILVPAYSSSSSSLGAGVEDAFEDDACSICLDPFTPQDPATDTCCKHEYHLQCIVEWSQRSKECPICWQLLVLKDPASQELLAAVETERLFRSRNSNPASMIVHHLDEDYDVEQHLSASAASRARYVCKRERHRSTGLGPSQGLVFTSPEHVSTVQQTCTSPEEGQMLSYGSSVINSSTPGTPSVKIQNLSSVAPPVVNQVSTTAVNSPFKPRILFRQPPIDPPQGQGSSDMLSLSESIKSKWFAASARYKESLSKGTRGMKEKLLARNNSVKELSKEVQREMSAGIAGVARMIERLDLTSKRTGPSMSDSDFTRGASNFSWKGKGVEQNIIAQALAKQSEEIAHDTSLGASSHASATVPAQVEISHTQVWKPLKF, from the exons atGGCGAGTTTTACTTCGCTTTCCTCTTCAATGTCTGACGCTCCAATGATCTTAGTTCCCGcgtattcatcttcttcttcttctttgggaGCTGGAGTCGAGGATGCTTTCGAAGACGACGCCTGCAGTATTTGCCTCGATCCTTTCACCCCTCAAGACCCTGCTACT GATACCTGCTGCAAACATGAATATCATCTTCAGTGTATTGTTGAATG GTCACAGAGAAGCAAAGAGTGCCCGATATGCTGGCAGCTTCTTGTACTGAAAGACCCTGCCAG CCAAGAGCTTCTAGCTGCTGTTGAGACTGAGAGGCTTTTCAGGTCAAGGAACTCTAACCCTGCGTCCATGATCGTTCATCATTTGGATGAAGATTATGATGTAGAGCAG CATCTATCTGCTTCTGCTGCCAGCAGAGCTCGTTATGTTTGCAAAAGGGAGAGGCATAGGTCTACCGGACTTGGTCCCTCCCAGGGTCTTGTCTTTACCTCTCCTGAACATGTATCCACTGTTCAGCAAACATGCACTTCACCAGAAGAAGGTCAAATGTTAAGTTATGGGTCATCAGTGATTAATTCATCAACTCCTGGTACACCATcagttaaaattcaaaatttgtcATCCGTGGCCCCTCCTGTTGTGAACCAAGTCTCTACCACTGCTGTCAATAGCCCTTTTAAACCCAg GATTCTCTTTAGACAGCCACCAATTGATCCTCCCCAGGGGCAAGGGTCATCAGATATGTTATCTCTCTCAGAATCTATTAAATCTAAATGGTTTGCTGCTTCAGCCAG GTACAAGGAATCACTTTCAAAAGGTACCAGAGGTATGAAGGAAAAGCTACTTGCAAGGAATAATTCAGTTAAGGAGCTGAGCAAAGAAGTTCAGAGGGAGATGAGTGCAGGCATTGCTGGTGTTGCACGAATGATTGAGCGCTTGGATCTTACTTCAAAACGCACTGGACCCTCCATGTCTGATTCTGATTTTACTAGGGGGGCATCAAATTTCTCCTGGAAGGGTAAGGGTGTGGAACAGAACATCATTGCTCAGGCTTTGGCCAAACAAAGTGAGGAAATTGCTCATGATACAAGTTTAGGTGCTTCCTCGCATGCCTCTGCTACTGTCCCAGCCCAAGTGGAAATCTCCCACACGCAGGTTTGGAAACCACTGAAGTTTTAA
- the LOC133704437 gene encoding E3 ubiquitin-protein ligase RHF1A-like isoform X2, translated as MASFTSLSSSMSDAPMILVPAYSSSSSSLGAGVEDAFEDDACSICLDPFTPQDPATDTCCKHEYHLQCIVEWSQRSKECPICWQLLVLKDPASQELLAAVETERLFRSRNSNPASMIVHHLDEDYDVEQDSYSDDSDFDDHVMQHLSASAASRARYVCKRERHRSTGLGPSQGLVFTSPEHVSTVQQTCTSPEEGQMLSYGSSVINSSTPGTPSVKIQNLSSVAPPVVNQVSTTAVNSPFKPRILFRQPPIDPPQGQGSSDMLSLSESIKSKWFAASARYKESLSKGTRGMKEKLLARNNSVKELSKEVQREMSAGIAGVARMIERLDLTSKRTGPSMSDSDFTRGASNFSWKGKGVEQNIIAQALAKQSEEIAHDTSLGASSHASATVPAQVEISHTQ; from the exons atGGCGAGTTTTACTTCGCTTTCCTCTTCAATGTCTGACGCTCCAATGATCTTAGTTCCCGcgtattcatcttcttcttcttctttgggaGCTGGAGTCGAGGATGCTTTCGAAGACGACGCCTGCAGTATTTGCCTCGATCCTTTCACCCCTCAAGACCCTGCTACT GATACCTGCTGCAAACATGAATATCATCTTCAGTGTATTGTTGAATG GTCACAGAGAAGCAAAGAGTGCCCGATATGCTGGCAGCTTCTTGTACTGAAAGACCCTGCCAG CCAAGAGCTTCTAGCTGCTGTTGAGACTGAGAGGCTTTTCAGGTCAAGGAACTCTAACCCTGCGTCCATGATCGTTCATCATTTGGATGAAGATTATGATGTAGAGCAG GATTCCTATTCAGATGACTCTGATTTCGACGATCATGTTATGCAGCATCTATCTGCTTCTGCTGCCAGCAGAGCTCGTTATGTTTGCAAAAGGGAGAGGCATAGGTCTACCGGACTTGGTCCCTCCCAGGGTCTTGTCTTTACCTCTCCTGAACATGTATCCACTGTTCAGCAAACATGCACTTCACCAGAAGAAGGTCAAATGTTAAGTTATGGGTCATCAGTGATTAATTCATCAACTCCTGGTACACCATcagttaaaattcaaaatttgtcATCCGTGGCCCCTCCTGTTGTGAACCAAGTCTCTACCACTGCTGTCAATAGCCCTTTTAAACCCAg GATTCTCTTTAGACAGCCACCAATTGATCCTCCCCAGGGGCAAGGGTCATCAGATATGTTATCTCTCTCAGAATCTATTAAATCTAAATGGTTTGCTGCTTCAGCCAG GTACAAGGAATCACTTTCAAAAGGTACCAGAGGTATGAAGGAAAAGCTACTTGCAAGGAATAATTCAGTTAAGGAGCTGAGCAAAGAAGTTCAGAGGGAGATGAGTGCAGGCATTGCTGGTGTTGCACGAATGATTGAGCGCTTGGATCTTACTTCAAAACGCACTGGACCCTCCATGTCTGATTCTGATTTTACTAGGGGGGCATCAAATTTCTCCTGGAAGGGTAAGGGTGTGGAACAGAACATCATTGCTCAGGCTTTGGCCAAACAAAGTGAGGAAATTGCTCATGATACAAGTTTAGGTGCTTCCTCGCATGCCTCTGCTACTGTCCCAGCCCAAGTGGAAATCTCCCACACGCAG TGA
- the LOC133704437 gene encoding E3 ubiquitin-protein ligase RHF1A-like isoform X1, translating into MASFTSLSSSMSDAPMILVPAYSSSSSSLGAGVEDAFEDDACSICLDPFTPQDPATDTCCKHEYHLQCIVEWSQRSKECPICWQLLVLKDPASQELLAAVETERLFRSRNSNPASMIVHHLDEDYDVEQDSYSDDSDFDDHVMQHLSASAASRARYVCKRERHRSTGLGPSQGLVFTSPEHVSTVQQTCTSPEEGQMLSYGSSVINSSTPGTPSVKIQNLSSVAPPVVNQVSTTAVNSPFKPRILFRQPPIDPPQGQGSSDMLSLSESIKSKWFAASARYKESLSKGTRGMKEKLLARNNSVKELSKEVQREMSAGIAGVARMIERLDLTSKRTGPSMSDSDFTRGASNFSWKGKGVEQNIIAQALAKQSEEIAHDTSLGASSHASATVPAQVEISHTQVWKPLKF; encoded by the exons atGGCGAGTTTTACTTCGCTTTCCTCTTCAATGTCTGACGCTCCAATGATCTTAGTTCCCGcgtattcatcttcttcttcttctttgggaGCTGGAGTCGAGGATGCTTTCGAAGACGACGCCTGCAGTATTTGCCTCGATCCTTTCACCCCTCAAGACCCTGCTACT GATACCTGCTGCAAACATGAATATCATCTTCAGTGTATTGTTGAATG GTCACAGAGAAGCAAAGAGTGCCCGATATGCTGGCAGCTTCTTGTACTGAAAGACCCTGCCAG CCAAGAGCTTCTAGCTGCTGTTGAGACTGAGAGGCTTTTCAGGTCAAGGAACTCTAACCCTGCGTCCATGATCGTTCATCATTTGGATGAAGATTATGATGTAGAGCAG GATTCCTATTCAGATGACTCTGATTTCGACGATCATGTTATGCAGCATCTATCTGCTTCTGCTGCCAGCAGAGCTCGTTATGTTTGCAAAAGGGAGAGGCATAGGTCTACCGGACTTGGTCCCTCCCAGGGTCTTGTCTTTACCTCTCCTGAACATGTATCCACTGTTCAGCAAACATGCACTTCACCAGAAGAAGGTCAAATGTTAAGTTATGGGTCATCAGTGATTAATTCATCAACTCCTGGTACACCATcagttaaaattcaaaatttgtcATCCGTGGCCCCTCCTGTTGTGAACCAAGTCTCTACCACTGCTGTCAATAGCCCTTTTAAACCCAg GATTCTCTTTAGACAGCCACCAATTGATCCTCCCCAGGGGCAAGGGTCATCAGATATGTTATCTCTCTCAGAATCTATTAAATCTAAATGGTTTGCTGCTTCAGCCAG GTACAAGGAATCACTTTCAAAAGGTACCAGAGGTATGAAGGAAAAGCTACTTGCAAGGAATAATTCAGTTAAGGAGCTGAGCAAAGAAGTTCAGAGGGAGATGAGTGCAGGCATTGCTGGTGTTGCACGAATGATTGAGCGCTTGGATCTTACTTCAAAACGCACTGGACCCTCCATGTCTGATTCTGATTTTACTAGGGGGGCATCAAATTTCTCCTGGAAGGGTAAGGGTGTGGAACAGAACATCATTGCTCAGGCTTTGGCCAAACAAAGTGAGGAAATTGCTCATGATACAAGTTTAGGTGCTTCCTCGCATGCCTCTGCTACTGTCCCAGCCCAAGTGGAAATCTCCCACACGCAGGTTTGGAAACCACTGAAGTTTTAA